Genomic DNA from uncultured Methanospirillum sp.:
TGTGAAAGGAATTCTCAAAATAGCAGGACTTTAACATGGCTGATAAAAAACTTGATATTACCGGGGTCGTGTGCCCGTTCTGTGTCTTGAAGGTGAAAAACGCCATGGAACAGATTGTATCTGGTGATACACTCACAATACTGAGTGATCATCCGCCGGCAGCAAAGGACTCAATTCCTGCTTTTGCTGAGATGAATGGATGGAAATGTTCAGTTCATGAGTCTGCTCCAGGGCTATGGGAATTGACAATAAGAAAATAGAAAATATTCTCAATCTTTTTTTATCCCGATTCCTCACACGTATGTACGCCCTTTCATGACTGAACCCACTGATATCAGGGATGAGACCTGCACAAACCTGTCTCTCCTCCTCAACCTGCTGATCAGGAATATCAAACCGGGAGAGAGATTTCAGGTAATTACTACCCGGAGGCAGTTGGTACAGATAGAAGAGGTATTACGTCAGAATAACATTGATGTCGAGCATGAATCCCTGCCAGAGGATCTGCTTGTCACAATCTCAAGATCAGAATAGATTTTTGGAAAAAGTATCTGGGTTTAAAGCCCCATCTCTTCCCGGACTTCATCTTTGTGGATAACTACATCCCAGGTTTTTCCAGTAAGGCAGAACCCATGTTTATCGAGAACTAATACCGGGTAACTTGCAATATCTTCAGGAATTGGCTGAGTGTCTATCCGTTTGAAGTTTATGAGGTCTTCAGCACGTAGTCCGATAATAGCACATAACTCTTTGAGCTCTATCAGCCATCTGCGGAGATCACGAACATCAATAGTGTCCCATTTCATGATCTGGAAGAGTTTCATGTATACATCACGTTCCTGCGCAATGTGCCGGACGCCGTCGTCCTTTTTAAAATAAAACTCAAATAAATTTTTAATATCTTTGATATCTTGTGCTAATTCGAAGAGACTATTTTGGCTGGTATTTATCGCAATTCGTAAATCACTGTCTGAAACTTTTTTGGCAACTTCCCGAAGGTTAATGCATTCCTCTTTTATTTCATCAGCATTTTCATCAAGTTCCTTCAGGCAATCTACAAACTTTTCTTCGATATTTACTCCAAAGAAAGCCTCCATATGCTCTGAAAAATCGGCCATGCTTATACTCAGTTCTAAGGAGATAAAAAACCTACATTTAAATAAAAAATCATGTGTTGTGCAATGAAGTTTACCAAGCAAAACTGATGTTTTACCTTCTGGAAAGTATTTACCTGACAACCAGAGTACGTACTTACATCATGGACGTCGATCCCCGATTATACTCCCGAGGGGGTATCATTACTGAGCGAGATCCTGAAAAATGCATTATCCGCCTCAGAATTGCCGCTGGAATGACTACTCCAGAACAGCTCATAGGAATCGGAAAGATCGCCCGCACCTATGGTGATGGCAGGGTACATCTGACGGTCCGCCAGACTATTGAGATCCCCGGTGTTGATCCCAAACGGATCGTCCCGATGCTGACCGCACTCAAGGATATCGGCACTCCTCTCGGTTCAGAGCGGCAGGAGATCGTCAACGTTACAGCTTGCATGGGGACTGATCATTGTAAATATGCGAATATTGACTCCCTGGCCCTCGCAAAAGAGATCGATACCAAATTTTTTGGTAAGGAGATGCCTGTTAAGGTGAGGATTGCCATCTCTGCATGCCCAAACGGATGTGCAAGTGAGCGATTAAACGAGATCGGTATAACCGGAGTCAGGGAGCCATACCGGGATCACGATGCATGTACAGGCTGTGGAACCTGCGAAAAGTACTGCAGAGAGAAAGCGATAATCATCAAAAGAGGCATTGTTGATCTCGATAAAGCACGGTGCATGGAGTGTGGTATCTGTGTTCTGCCCTGTCCATTTGAAGTATTGAAAGCGAGTGAACCAAGGTACCGGATCACCATTGGGGGAAGACGGGGTCGTCATCCAAAGATAGGGAGAGAGTTGATCACCGTATCGAGCCCGGAAAAAGTAATGGAGATCGTAGGAAAGATCATCAGGTGGATATATGAACTGGCCTCTAGCGATCAGATGCTCCCTGAACAACTTGATGAGATCGGATTTGATGAATTTAAGAGGACTATTCGGGAAGAGTACGCAGAAAAGAGGGTATGGCCTCCGGAAAATGAAGTTGAATCCGACCTCCTCTGACGAATGGGTTAATTAAATAATAGTGGAGTAATTCATTCATGCAAAAGTACCAATGCCTGGAATGTGCTTACATTTACGATCCGGAAAAAGGGGATAAGACTCAGAATATTCCTCCGGGAACATCCTTTGAAAAACTCCCAAAAACCTGGGTATGTCCTGAGTGTAAAATTTCCATCCTTAAAAAAGGTATCTGGGCTCCAAGATGACCAGTTCCTGAACCCCTTTTTTTCACAACACAATCTTTTGATACGCTTCTTTCTTAGAGAATATTCAGGCGCTTGCAAAAAAAACCTGTTCCGGTTGTCTGAATGACTCTCGTGTTCGTGTATTGACACCCTCTGCAGGGCATTCATGTTGCATGAGATCAGTAACTCTTGTGAAGAAGTTTAATGCATCTATGGATGAACCGGCTATCATCAGGGGTAAATATCAGGGAGAGATCTTCACTCCAAACAATGCCATGTATACACCTCTTTTTGCGCTTTAGGTAATTATCAATGAATTTACGATTTTTCATATTGTGCCTATTCCTCTGGGCATCATGAGGGAGGGAGGAGTTTGAGATAGCAATGGTTAGGCATAGATATTATTGAATTAATTCCATTAATTTTAGAAAAAACGGATTATTTCAATTAAAACAGATTGCGATAGGAAATTGTGCCCAATATCTTGGTTAAACAATTTCAGTATATTACTCCCACCAAAAAAAGACTGTGTGCCCAATTCAAAACTCAAACCATAACGCTTATAAGGTATATCTGAGGCATTTTCTAAAATCTCCACGGAAAAAATCCAAATCCTTTATATTACCCGAGTAGACCGTTATTCAATCGGGATAGATCTGCGTATGTACTCGTCTCCTTGATCCTGGGAACTCCGGTGATAATGCTGGGCCAGGGGTCGCAGATGAGTACATAGTTCAGAACTATACCGGCAAAACGGGATACAATTCGGGATAGTATTCCGTGTCTCTATGAATTCCCCTTCAGGAAATAGCAGTATCAGGAAGGGACACTCCCAGAATGGAGCTTCGAGATGACGAACAAGATTACCCTTAACATGATCACCTGCCGGACAATCCAGCAGGGGGTTGCAATGGAGACAGGAAAGACTTCTCAGAAGTACTTTGATGCTGCCTCTATCATCCACATGCACGAGGATGACATGAAAAAACTGGGGATCATGGCAAACACCAATGTCAAAGTCACCAGTAAGGATGGAAGTGTAGTGGTCAAGGCAGTCAGAACCCGTGAAGATCTGGTTCCAGGTCTTGCACACATTCCAATGGGACCCTGGGCAAACGCCATCGTCTCAGCATATACATACTCAACCGGAGAACCATGCTTCAAGGGATTCCCGGTCGATATTGAACCAGCACCAGAGGAGCGGATTATGGGAGCTGTCGAGATAGTTCAGACCCTCTGTTATGGACCTGATAGAAAACCACCGGTGAGGAGTTAAATATGCCAAAAGTTGTTACCGATGTTGTATGTCCATTTTGTGGGACATTATGCGATGATCTTGTAATAACGGTTACTGATGATGAAACCGATATCATTGACTGCCAGAACGCCTGTGCAATCGGTGCTGAGAAGTTCCTTCACCTTTCAAAGGCTGCAGGTCATCACAGAGTAACCCGCCCACGCAAACGCCAGCCTGACGGAACCTACAAAGAGATCACCTACGACGAGGCCATCGAATATACCGCCCAGATGCTGGCAAAGTCCAAGAAGACACTCTGGTACGGATGGGCATCGACAAGCTGCGAAGCAATGTCTATCGGACACAAGGTTGCAGAAAAGGCCGGAACAATGGTCGACAACTGTGCAACCGTCTGTCACGGCTCCTCACTTCTGGCAATCCAGGATGTCGGTGTTCCTTCCTGTACCCTCGGAGAAGTCAAGAACCGTGCAGACCGTGTCGTCTTCTGGGGATGTAACCCGGCACACGCTCACCCACGTCACATGTCCAGGTACTCAATCTTCCCACGTGGATTCTTCACAACCAAGGGCCACAAGGGTAGGAAGATCATCTGTGTTGACTGCCGGTACACTGACACAGCAAAGTGCGCTGATGAATTCATCCAGGTTGAGCAGTCATACGACTACGAACTTCTCGATGCATTCAGAACCGCTCTTCGTGGAGAACCAATCCCTGATGTAGTCGGTGGTGTTCCGAAAGAGAAGATCATATCAGCTGTCGAGACCCTGAAGGAAGGAAGGTTCGGCGTTATCTTCTTCGGAATGGGTATGACCCACACCCTGGGCAGAAACCACAACATCGATATCGCAATCAACTTCACCCGCGACATGAACGACTACACCAAGTTCGCCATCGTCGCTATGAGAGGACACTGGAATGTTACCGGTTCAGGACAGGTACTCTCCTGGCAGTACGGATTTCCATACTGTGTGGACCTTACCCGTCGGACCCATGCACGATACCAGCCTGGTGACACATCTTCTGTCGATCTCCTCCGCAGAAAAGAGGTTGATGCCTGTATCTGTATCGCTTCAGATATCGGAGCACACTTCCCGATTGAAGCAACCCGTCATATGGCACAGATTCCATCAGTCTGTATCGACCCGCACATCAACCTGACCACCGAGATCTCTGATGTTCACATCCCGGTCGCCCTGGTCGGTGTTGAGGTTGAAGGCTGTGCATACCGGATGGATAATGTCCCAATGGCATGCCGGAAAGTCATCAACCCACCAGAGGGGATGCTTACCGACGAAGAACTCCTTGAAAAGATCTATGTACGTCTCTGTGAAATCATGGGGGATTCATAAATGACTGAGTATCTGATTAAGAACGGTCATGTCTTTGATGTCGTCAGCGGTGTAAAGGGAGACAAGAAAGACATCGCAATAAAAGACGGAAAGATCGTCGAGAAGGTCTCTTCAAAGGCCAAGACAGTCGATGCATCCGGCAAGACCGTCATGGCCGGAGCACTTGACATTCACTCCCACGTGGCTGGTCCGAAAGTAAACCTCGGTCGCTGGTTCAGACCAGAAGACAAGTGGTTCAGGGGACAGATGCGTGGCGGTATTGTCAAGGAGACCTCCCGCATGGAGCAGGGATTCTCGATTCCATCCGTCTTCAGGACCGGATACTGCTACGGCAGAATGGGATACACCTTCGTCATGGAAGCAGCAATGCCTCCAATGTATGCACGGCACGTCCACCATGAGATCCATGAGACTCCGATCATCGATGAAGCAGCACTGCCGGTATTCGGTAACAACTGGTTCGTCATGGAGTACCTCAAGGAGAAAGAGGTAGAGAAGACTGCAGCATATATTGCCTGGCTCATGAGGGTGACCAAGGGATACGGTATCAAGGTCGTCAACCCAGGTGGCACTGAAGCATGGGGATGGGGTCTGAACTGTCTCGGCATCAACGATGAAGTTCCGTACTTCGATATCACTCCGGGAGAGATTGTATCCGGTCTGATTGAGTGCAATGAATACCTCGGCCTTCCGCACTCTGTTCACCTTCACCCGAACAGCCTTGGTGACCCGGGGAACAATCCGGTAACCCTCGACACCATGAAGCTTGCCTCAAAATACAAAGCAAACAACAAGTTCGGCCGTGAGCAGGTTCTGCATATGACTCACCTCCAGTTCCACTCCTACGGTGGTTCAGGCTGGGGAGACTTCTGCTCTGCATCCAAGGAGATCATGGATTACGTCAACAAGCACCCGGAGATCACCTTTGATACCGGTAACGTAACCCTTGATGAGACTACCACGATGACTGCAGACGGTCCGTTCGAACACCATCTCTGTGCACTCAACCACCTCAAGTGGTGTAACGTGGATGTCGAACTCGAGACTGGATCAGGTGTCGTGCCGTTCATCTACAGCCCGAACGTCTTCCCCTGTGCAGTGCAGTGGGCAACCGGTCTTGAACTTGCCCTCCTCTCAAATGATCCAATGCGGACCATGATCACCACTGATCACCCGA
This window encodes:
- a CDS encoding sulfurtransferase TusA family protein, encoding MADKKLDITGVVCPFCVLKVKNAMEQIVSGDTLTILSDHPPAAKDSIPAFAEMNGWKCSVHESAPGLWELTIRK
- a CDS encoding 4Fe-4S binding protein produces the protein MDVDPRLYSRGGIITERDPEKCIIRLRIAAGMTTPEQLIGIGKIARTYGDGRVHLTVRQTIEIPGVDPKRIVPMLTALKDIGTPLGSERQEIVNVTACMGTDHCKYANIDSLALAKEIDTKFFGKEMPVKVRIAISACPNGCASERLNEIGITGVREPYRDHDACTGCGTCEKYCREKAIIIKRGIVDLDKARCMECGICVLPCPFEVLKASEPRYRITIGGRRGRHPKIGRELITVSSPEKVMEIVGKIIRWIYELASSDQMLPEQLDEIGFDEFKRTIREEYAEKRVWPPENEVESDLL
- a CDS encoding rubredoxin → MQKYQCLECAYIYDPEKGDKTQNIPPGTSFEKLPKTWVCPECKISILKKGIWAPR
- a CDS encoding molybdopterin dinucleotide binding domain-containing protein, which encodes MTNKITLNMITCRTIQQGVAMETGKTSQKYFDAASIIHMHEDDMKKLGIMANTNVKVTSKDGSVVVKAVRTREDLVPGLAHIPMGPWANAIVSAYTYSTGEPCFKGFPVDIEPAPEERIMGAVEIVQTLCYGPDRKPPVRS
- a CDS encoding formylmethanofuran dehydrogenase subunit B; translation: MPKVVTDVVCPFCGTLCDDLVITVTDDETDIIDCQNACAIGAEKFLHLSKAAGHHRVTRPRKRQPDGTYKEITYDEAIEYTAQMLAKSKKTLWYGWASTSCEAMSIGHKVAEKAGTMVDNCATVCHGSSLLAIQDVGVPSCTLGEVKNRADRVVFWGCNPAHAHPRHMSRYSIFPRGFFTTKGHKGRKIICVDCRYTDTAKCADEFIQVEQSYDYELLDAFRTALRGEPIPDVVGGVPKEKIISAVETLKEGRFGVIFFGMGMTHTLGRNHNIDIAINFTRDMNDYTKFAIVAMRGHWNVTGSGQVLSWQYGFPYCVDLTRRTHARYQPGDTSSVDLLRRKEVDACICIASDIGAHFPIEATRHMAQIPSVCIDPHINLTTEISDVHIPVALVGVEVEGCAYRMDNVPMACRKVINPPEGMLTDEELLEKIYVRLCEIMGDS
- a CDS encoding formylmethanofuran dehydrogenase subunit A, giving the protein MTEYLIKNGHVFDVVSGVKGDKKDIAIKDGKIVEKVSSKAKTVDASGKTVMAGALDIHSHVAGPKVNLGRWFRPEDKWFRGQMRGGIVKETSRMEQGFSIPSVFRTGYCYGRMGYTFVMEAAMPPMYARHVHHEIHETPIIDEAALPVFGNNWFVMEYLKEKEVEKTAAYIAWLMRVTKGYGIKVVNPGGTEAWGWGLNCLGINDEVPYFDITPGEIVSGLIECNEYLGLPHSVHLHPNSLGDPGNNPVTLDTMKLASKYKANNKFGREQVLHMTHLQFHSYGGSGWGDFCSASKEIMDYVNKHPEITFDTGNVTLDETTTMTADGPFEHHLCALNHLKWCNVDVELETGSGVVPFIYSPNVFPCAVQWATGLELALLSNDPMRTMITTDHPNAGPFTRYPRVFKWLLSKKTRDEQMAAFKNSGKVADATILNELDREITLYELSQMTRAAPAKALGLSSSRGGLAVGMDAEVAIYDIDPTKLPTDPEEYERVFSNVSYLFKNGDMVIKEGSIILENPTKMTFWVNAQVPDNKQVTRDVREKFLRYYTVTQPNYEVPDSYAPHPHVIETTANV